From one Phocaeicola salanitronis DSM 18170 genomic stretch:
- a CDS encoding IS3 family transposase, translating to MHVRDKRLYGIAPMCRLLGVSKQAYYKHEDKLLHRLALESFVVDYVREVRRKDPGIGGGKLWQMYNRRFGTAWHVGFNRFYAIMERHGLKLRRRKRRAVTTDSRHGLPVYPNLVKALIPDAPCQLIVSDITYIVCWTDPLTGEYTFCYLSLITDYYTKEIVGYSVGETLDSRYPLEALEMALRHYGDRDLSGLIHHSDRGVQYASYEYTRRLKERQIRISMTESGNPKDNAVAERVNNTVKNELLGGMTFLNITQVREAVKAAVDFYNNERPHWSLDGMTPAEASRCKGELKKKWTSFRERAIKGQSRPQTGSRPASG from the coding sequence CTTTACGGCATTGCCCCGATGTGCCGTCTGCTTGGTGTAAGCAAACAGGCCTACTACAAGCATGAGGACAAGCTTTTGCACCGCCTGGCGCTGGAATCTTTCGTTGTGGACTACGTCAGAGAGGTCCGCCGCAAGGATCCGGGCATAGGAGGAGGCAAGTTGTGGCAGATGTACAACCGCCGTTTCGGCACAGCCTGGCACGTGGGCTTCAACCGTTTTTATGCGATAATGGAACGCCACGGGCTTAAGCTCCGCCGCCGTAAGCGTCGTGCCGTGACGACCGATTCGCGCCACGGGCTTCCGGTCTATCCGAACCTGGTGAAAGCGCTGATACCCGATGCGCCCTGCCAGCTGATAGTGAGCGACATCACCTACATCGTATGCTGGACGGATCCGTTGACGGGGGAATACACGTTCTGCTACCTTTCGCTCATAACCGATTATTACACAAAGGAAATCGTGGGCTATAGCGTGGGCGAGACATTGGACTCCCGCTATCCCCTTGAAGCGCTGGAAATGGCCTTGCGGCACTATGGGGACAGGGACTTGAGCGGCCTGATCCACCATTCGGACCGGGGCGTGCAATATGCCAGTTACGAGTACACGCGGCGTCTGAAGGAACGTCAGATCCGCATCAGCATGACCGAAAGCGGCAATCCGAAAGACAACGCGGTGGCCGAACGGGTGAACAACACGGTCAAGAATGAGCTGCTCGGCGGCATGACGTTCCTGAACATCACTCAGGTAAGGGAGGCGGTGAAGGCGGCGGTGGACTTCTATAACAACGAACGTCCCCACTGGAGCCTGGACGGCATGACGCCGGCCGAAGCCTCCCGGTGCAAGGGGGAGCTGAAGAAGAAGTGGACCAGTTTCCGGGAGAGGGCCATAAAAGGACAAAGCCGCCCACAGACCGGAAGCCGGCCGGCCTCCGGATGA
- a CDS encoding helix-turn-helix domain-containing protein produces MAEAENIIIKDTLDGLGTDAYSDYLAHALCLAGSCRLKYNGEERELQAGDLMIVRKGKLVERIRPADDFRVKVIYVTSEFIVLSTPLSNYGVKGQLALFRNPIMKLDAGQRELCRRDFEMVEARLAQTDHHFRRDLLIASVQMLIIDFFDFHSHLYGVDNIPLQSATIMSRFLNMLENGTYREHREVNWYADKLCVTPKYLSEVSRKISGYAANYWINRYTVLDISRLLRDKSLTFVCISDLFGFSSPAYFSRYVQQHLGVSPTEYRG; encoded by the coding sequence ATGGCAGAAGCGGAAAATATTATCATAAAGGATACCCTTGACGGACTGGGCACGGATGCTTACAGCGATTATCTGGCTCATGCCCTTTGCCTGGCAGGCAGTTGCCGGCTGAAATATAACGGCGAGGAACGTGAGTTGCAAGCCGGCGACCTGATGATTGTCCGCAAGGGCAAGCTGGTGGAACGTATTCGCCCGGCAGACGATTTCCGGGTAAAGGTGATATACGTCACTTCTGAATTCATCGTGCTATCCACGCCGCTCAGTAACTATGGCGTGAAAGGCCAGCTGGCTCTGTTCCGCAATCCCATCATGAAACTGGATGCCGGACAACGAGAACTGTGTCGTCGGGACTTCGAGATGGTGGAAGCGCGGCTGGCGCAGACCGACCACCATTTCCGCCGCGACTTGCTGATAGCCTCTGTACAGATGCTCATCATCGACTTCTTCGATTTCCATTCCCATCTTTACGGTGTGGATAATATCCCGCTGCAAAGCGCCACCATCATGAGCCGCTTCCTCAATATGCTGGAGAACGGGACGTACCGCGAACACCGTGAAGTGAACTGGTATGCCGACAAGCTGTGCGTCACGCCCAAATACCTGTCCGAAGTTTCCCGTAAGATAAGCGGTTATGCCGCCAACTATTGGATAAACCGCTACACCGTGCTCGACATCTCCCGCCTGCTTCGTGACAAGTCGCTGACTTTCGTGTGTATTTCCGACCTGTTCGGTTTCTCATCGCCTGCCTATTTCAGCCGTTACGTGCAGCAGCATCTGGGGGTAAGCCCGACGGAGTATAGGGGATGA
- a CDS encoding MATE family efflux transporter yields MKRDAIDLGTVKVFTLFKKYFIPTLFGMLSMSAVTAIDGIFVGHGIGSDGIAAINICIPLLMLFTGVGLMVGAGSSVVASIQLSRGKSKAARINVTQAILFVTVVALIPSVLMMAYPSATARLLGASEHLAPLVREYLLWFVPSLMFQMWCSVCLFIIRLDGAPRLAMMCNVAAALISVLLGWLFIFPLGWGLMGAAFAATIGLFAGGLIGLVYLFRFARKLRFYPVKWSVKSMRLSFRNLGYQCRIGSSALLTEATLATLMFVGNQVFMKYLGDNGVGAFGIVCYYIPFVFMVGNAIAQSAQPIISYNFGLGYRSRVVATERIALLTSVVSGGIIMAAFTLFPHILVGLFISPDNPAARIAIAGYPYFSAAFIFFILNLTVIGYYQSVERVKPATFLALLRGFIFLIPSFILLPQAIGTKGIWLALCLSEMLTTLVIVVIYSRATRKVCLQQRTE; encoded by the coding sequence ATGAAAAGAGATGCTATTGATTTAGGTACAGTGAAAGTATTTACACTGTTCAAGAAGTATTTTATCCCTACATTGTTCGGCATGCTGAGCATGTCGGCCGTCACAGCCATAGACGGCATATTTGTCGGGCATGGGATAGGCAGCGACGGCATTGCCGCCATCAATATCTGCATCCCCTTGCTCATGCTGTTTACTGGCGTGGGACTGATGGTCGGGGCAGGCTCATCGGTGGTGGCTTCCATACAATTGTCACGTGGAAAGTCCAAAGCGGCCCGTATCAATGTGACCCAGGCCATCCTGTTTGTAACGGTTGTGGCGCTCATTCCGTCTGTTTTGATGATGGCTTATCCTTCTGCTACCGCACGGCTGTTAGGCGCGTCGGAACATCTTGCCCCGCTGGTCAGGGAATACCTTCTGTGGTTTGTTCCTTCGCTGATGTTCCAGATGTGGTGTTCCGTCTGCCTGTTCATCATACGTTTGGACGGTGCCCCAAGGCTTGCCATGATGTGCAACGTGGCAGCAGCCCTTATCAGCGTCCTGCTTGGATGGCTGTTCATATTTCCTTTAGGTTGGGGGTTGATGGGTGCGGCATTTGCCGCTACGATAGGCTTGTTCGCCGGTGGTCTCATCGGGCTTGTCTATCTGTTCCGGTTTGCCCGTAAATTACGTTTCTATCCGGTCAAGTGGAGCGTTAAAAGCATGAGGCTTTCTTTCCGCAATTTAGGATACCAGTGCCGCATCGGTTCATCCGCCTTGTTGACGGAAGCCACGCTTGCCACGCTGATGTTTGTCGGCAACCAAGTGTTCATGAAATACTTGGGTGATAACGGTGTGGGTGCGTTCGGCATAGTCTGCTACTACATACCGTTTGTGTTCATGGTCGGCAATGCCATCGCACAGTCGGCACAGCCCATCATCAGTTATAATTTCGGCTTGGGTTATCGGTCAAGAGTGGTGGCAACAGAACGTATCGCGCTGCTTACTTCTGTTGTGAGCGGAGGCATCATCATGGCTGCATTCACTTTGTTTCCGCATATACTGGTGGGGCTGTTTATCAGTCCGGATAATCCTGCCGCCCGTATAGCCATTGCAGGGTATCCCTATTTCTCTGCCGCTTTCATCTTCTTTATCCTTAACCTTACCGTTATAGGATATTATCAGAGCGTGGAACGGGTGAAACCCGCAACTTTCCTGGCTCTGTTGCGCGGGTTTATTTTCTTGATACCTTCTTTCATCCTTTTGCCCCAAGCCATAGGGACGAAGGGCATCTGGCTGGCATTGTGCTTGTCAGAGATGCTGACCACCCTAGTGATTGTCGTGATATACAGCAGGGCGACAAGAAAGGTTTGTTTACAACAAAGGACTGAATAA
- a CDS encoding efflux transporter outer membrane subunit encodes MKRILILCSAAALLAGCHIYKPYSRSDVQTDGLYGQDVPADDTSSIASLPWTELFTDVQLQPLIREGLANNTDLGIARLRVKEAEATLQSSRLAYLPSLSLNPQGQLSSYDGAKTDKTYHIAASAAWEVDLFGKLTNAKRGAKAALEQSEAYRQAVQTQLIATIANSYYNLLTLDRQLDISSRTAESWAEVLRTYEAKLQVGEATEAAVAQARASKLSVEASVLTLQKQIRAQENSLSILLGRVPGSIERTTLDGQRFPDTLAVGVPLQLLGRRPDVRQAEAALAQAFYNTNAARSAFYPSITLSGSAGWTNNNGAAIVNPGNWLLSAIGSLTQSLFNRGQNITNLRIAKARQEEALLSFRQSLLKAGCEVNDALMQWQTANSRLKIIAEQVTSLRTAVDNTQQLMEFSNSASYLEVLTARQALLQAELTETNDRFDQIQGIINLYHSLGGGAE; translated from the coding sequence ATGAAACGAATCCTTATCCTGTGCAGTGCCGCCGCTTTGCTGGCGGGCTGCCACATCTATAAACCCTATTCGCGCTCTGACGTGCAGACCGACGGGCTGTATGGGCAGGACGTGCCGGCGGACGATACTTCCTCCATCGCCTCCCTGCCGTGGACGGAACTGTTTACCGACGTGCAGCTGCAACCTCTTATCCGCGAGGGGCTGGCGAATAACACCGATCTGGGCATTGCCCGCTTGCGGGTGAAAGAGGCGGAAGCCACGTTGCAGTCCTCCCGCCTTGCCTACCTGCCTTCGTTGTCCCTTAATCCGCAAGGGCAACTGAGCAGTTATGACGGCGCAAAGACAGACAAGACTTATCATATAGCCGCTTCCGCCGCTTGGGAAGTGGACCTCTTCGGCAAGCTGACCAACGCCAAGCGCGGGGCGAAAGCGGCATTAGAGCAAAGCGAGGCATACCGCCAGGCAGTGCAGACGCAGCTCATTGCCACCATCGCCAACAGCTATTACAACCTGCTGACGCTGGACCGCCAGCTGGATATCAGTAGCCGTACCGCCGAATCGTGGGCGGAAGTTCTCCGTACCTACGAAGCGAAGCTGCAGGTGGGTGAGGCAACCGAAGCCGCCGTGGCACAGGCACGTGCCAGCAAGCTCTCGGTAGAAGCCTCGGTGCTGACCTTGCAGAAGCAAATCCGTGCACAGGAAAACTCGCTCTCCATTTTGTTGGGAAGAGTGCCCGGTTCCATTGAGCGGACTACGCTCGACGGGCAACGTTTCCCCGACACCTTAGCGGTAGGCGTTCCCTTGCAATTGCTGGGCCGCCGTCCTGACGTGCGTCAGGCGGAAGCTGCTTTGGCACAAGCGTTCTACAATACGAACGCTGCCCGTTCCGCCTTCTATCCGAGCATTACCTTAAGCGGTTCGGCAGGATGGACCAACAATAATGGAGCAGCGATTGTAAATCCCGGCAACTGGCTGTTAAGCGCTATCGGTTCACTTACCCAGTCTCTCTTTAACCGGGGGCAGAACATTACCAACCTGCGCATCGCTAAGGCACGTCAGGAAGAAGCTCTGCTCAGCTTTCGCCAAAGCCTGTTGAAAGCGGGCTGTGAAGTGAATGATGCCTTGATGCAGTGGCAGACCGCCAACTCACGGCTGAAAATCATTGCTGAGCAGGTTACTTCCCTACGCACCGCCGTCGATAATACGCAGCAGTTGATGGAGTTCAGTAATTCGGCTTCTTATCTGGAGGTATTGACAGCCCGACAGGCTTTGCTGCAGGCGGAACTGACGGAAACCAACGACCGTTTTGACCAAATACAAGGTATTATCAATCTGTATCATTCCTTGGGTGGTGGAGCGGAATAA
- a CDS encoding efflux RND transporter permease subunit → MKLKTFIERPVLSIVISVAIVLLGCISLVTLPVEQFPNIAPPTVEVTTSYPGANAETVQKSVIVPLEEAINGVENMTYIYSTASNAGDVYITIYFKQGTDPDMAAVNVQNRVSKAQGQLPSDVTRIGVVTNKQQKSMLKAVTLWSPDDSYDNQFLNNYLQINVIPELKRITGVGEVTLLGSNYGMRIWLRPDVMAQYGIVPSDVTAALNAQNIESATGSFGENYEGVFQYTMKYKGRLVTPEEFGDMVIKSLPTGEVLRLKDVARIQLGDEAYNYKSMTNGHNGTLFMVYQTAGSNATEVINQIDARIEEMAKNLPKGVQFDELYSTKNFLDASMHQVIKTLFEAFLLVVIITYVFLQDVKSMTIPAISIMVSLVGTFAFMSVAGFSLNLLTLFALVLAIGIVVDDAIIVVEAVQAKFDVGYKSSYMATMDAMGGITSAIITTTLVFMAVFIPVSMMGGTSGTFYMQFGLTMAAAVGISAINALTLSPALCALMLKPYLNEDGTEKQNFAARFRTAFNAVFSVITQRYMGGVLFFIRRRWLAVGIFACAVAALAWMMNTTKTGLLPDEDMGSIMVNVTTPPGSSLARTSEVMEEIERKLDSIPEVAIASETSGYGLIGGAGPSSGMVIGMLTDWSKRKDKEQGIDAVLAKINGFAADIPDANIFAMAPPLIDGYGVASGFEIYLQDRAGGSVNDLYTVGQEFIAALQKRPEIGSAYTTFNVNFPQYLVEVDAAKCQRAGTTADAVLSTLAGYYSGQYVSNFNRFNKLYRVMIQSSPEYRITPESLDKMFTRVNNNEMAPLSQFVKLTKVYGPESLARFNLYSAMGINGEAAQGYSSGDAINAIREVAAENLPRGYSFEFAGISREESQTTNNTAIIFLICTVFLYLILCGLYESFLVPFAVILAVPFGLMGSFVFAKLMGLENNIYMQTGLIMLIGLLAKTAILLTEYAADRRRAGMSLVQAALAAARVRFRPILMTVLAMIFGLLPLMFASGAGANGNSSLGSGVVGGMLFGILAILFFVPVFFIIFQYLQEKVKPVEFLPIPDWEIQSEMEAIEEKKKQKE, encoded by the coding sequence ATGAAACTGAAAACATTTATCGAACGCCCGGTGCTGTCTATCGTTATCTCGGTGGCGATTGTGCTGCTGGGCTGCATCTCGTTGGTGACGTTGCCTGTCGAGCAGTTCCCCAATATTGCCCCGCCTACGGTGGAGGTGACTACCAGCTATCCCGGTGCCAATGCTGAGACGGTGCAGAAATCTGTCATCGTGCCGCTGGAGGAGGCCATCAACGGCGTTGAGAACATGACCTATATTTACTCTACCGCCTCCAACGCGGGTGACGTGTATATCACCATTTACTTCAAGCAGGGAACCGACCCCGATATGGCGGCGGTGAACGTGCAGAACCGTGTGTCGAAAGCACAAGGGCAGTTGCCCTCGGACGTAACGCGCATCGGTGTCGTCACCAACAAGCAGCAGAAGTCTATGCTGAAAGCCGTCACCCTGTGGAGCCCTGATGACAGCTATGACAACCAGTTCCTGAACAACTACCTGCAGATTAACGTCATCCCCGAGCTGAAGCGTATCACGGGTGTGGGTGAAGTGACGCTGCTCGGCTCCAACTACGGTATGCGTATTTGGCTGAGGCCTGACGTGATGGCGCAGTATGGCATTGTACCCTCTGATGTGACTGCGGCACTCAATGCACAGAACATCGAGTCCGCCACCGGCTCGTTCGGCGAGAACTATGAAGGCGTGTTCCAGTACACGATGAAGTACAAGGGCCGCCTCGTCACGCCTGAAGAGTTCGGTGACATGGTCATCAAGTCGCTGCCCACGGGTGAGGTATTGCGCCTGAAGGACGTGGCACGCATCCAGTTGGGCGATGAGGCGTATAACTACAAAAGCATGACCAACGGGCACAACGGCACGCTGTTCATGGTGTATCAGACGGCAGGCTCGAACGCCACAGAGGTCATCAACCAGATTGACGCGCGTATTGAGGAGATGGCTAAGAATCTGCCAAAGGGCGTACAGTTCGATGAGCTGTACTCCACGAAAAACTTCCTCGACGCCTCCATGCACCAGGTCATCAAGACGCTCTTCGAGGCATTTCTCCTGGTAGTCATCATCACCTATGTTTTCTTGCAAGATGTAAAGTCGATGACTATCCCGGCTATCTCCATTATGGTGTCGCTGGTGGGTACGTTCGCTTTCATGTCTGTGGCAGGCTTTAGTCTCAATCTGCTGACGTTGTTCGCTTTGGTGCTTGCCATTGGTATTGTGGTCGATGATGCGATTATCGTGGTCGAAGCGGTGCAGGCGAAGTTCGATGTAGGCTATAAGTCATCGTATATGGCGACAATGGATGCGATGGGCGGTATCACTTCGGCAATCATCACGACGACGTTGGTGTTCATGGCAGTATTTATCCCCGTATCCATGATGGGCGGCACCAGCGGTACGTTCTACATGCAGTTCGGTCTGACGATGGCGGCTGCCGTGGGTATCTCTGCCATCAATGCCCTGACGCTTTCGCCCGCCCTCTGTGCCTTGATGCTGAAACCTTATCTGAACGAGGACGGAACGGAGAAGCAGAACTTTGCCGCACGTTTCCGTACGGCGTTCAATGCCGTGTTCTCGGTCATCACACAACGCTATATGGGCGGTGTGCTGTTCTTCATCCGCCGCCGTTGGCTGGCGGTGGGTATTTTCGCCTGTGCCGTAGCTGCATTGGCGTGGATGATGAACACCACCAAGACCGGTTTGTTGCCTGATGAGGATATGGGCAGCATCATGGTGAACGTGACTACACCTCCGGGCAGCTCTCTTGCACGAACTTCGGAGGTTATGGAAGAAATCGAGCGCAAGCTGGACAGCATTCCCGAAGTGGCTATTGCTTCGGAAACATCGGGTTACGGGCTGATTGGTGGTGCCGGTCCGTCGAGTGGCATGGTCATCGGTATGCTGACCGACTGGAGCAAGCGTAAAGATAAGGAACAGGGTATTGATGCCGTGCTTGCCAAAATCAATGGTTTTGCGGCAGACATCCCCGATGCGAACATCTTCGCCATGGCTCCGCCGCTGATTGACGGCTACGGCGTGGCGAGCGGTTTCGAGATCTATCTGCAAGACCGTGCGGGCGGCTCGGTGAACGACCTCTACACGGTAGGTCAGGAGTTCATCGCCGCGTTGCAGAAACGTCCGGAGATAGGTTCTGCCTACACCACGTTCAATGTCAACTTCCCGCAATACCTGGTGGAGGTGGATGCCGCCAAGTGCCAGCGCGCCGGAACGACAGCTGATGCTGTGCTGTCCACCTTGGCAGGATACTATAGCGGACAGTATGTGTCGAATTTCAACCGTTTCAACAAGCTGTACCGCGTCATGATACAGTCATCTCCCGAGTACCGCATCACGCCGGAGTCGCTCGACAAGATGTTCACCCGCGTGAACAACAACGAAATGGCACCGCTCAGCCAGTTCGTCAAGCTGACCAAGGTGTACGGTCCCGAGTCGCTTGCCCGTTTCAACCTGTACAGTGCCATGGGCATCAACGGCGAGGCAGCGCAGGGATACAGTTCGGGTGACGCCATCAACGCCATTCGCGAGGTGGCAGCCGAGAACCTGCCGCGAGGCTACAGCTTCGAGTTTGCCGGCATCAGCCGCGAGGAGAGTCAGACTACAAACAACACAGCTATCATCTTCCTGATATGTACGGTGTTTCTCTACCTCATCCTGTGCGGCCTGTACGAGAGCTTCCTCGTGCCGTTTGCCGTCATCCTCGCCGTGCCGTTCGGGCTGATGGGCAGCTTTGTCTTTGCCAAACTGATGGGGCTGGAAAACAACATCTACATGCAGACGGGACTTATCATGCTTATAGGACTGTTGGCCAAGACTGCTATTCTGTTGACCGAATATGCAGCCGACCGCCGTCGTGCAGGTATGTCGCTCGTTCAAGCGGCACTGGCAGCGGCCCGTGTCCGCTTCCGCCCCATCCTGATGACCGTGCTGGCGATGATATTCGGCTTGCTGCCGCTGATGTTTGCCAGCGGTGCGGGAGCCAACGGTAATTCATCGTTAGGTTCGGGCGTGGTAGGCGGTATGCTGTTCGGTATTCTTGCCATCCTGTTCTTCGTACCGGTGTTCTTTATCATCTTCCAGTACCTGCAGGAGAAGGTGAAGCCTGTAGAGTTCTTGCCTATCCCCGACTGGGAGATACAGAGTGAAATGGAAGCGATTGAAGAAAAGAAAAAACAGAAAGAATGA
- a CDS encoding helix-turn-helix domain-containing protein, protein MLLTEGKDYEYGLCNWRDQLGKSIRTDGCILLFCVSGRALVSVEFKPRAVRRGDIVMIFPDTLFVVNDVSESFAAKRIEISSRLFDEATFTLSSPFFDYLYEHSIFRTSPEQWEQLGVWEDQLRWIMRCRSQKSAYVMLRNHLQNFFMAVESIVVSEGAQTEILPTSPARRLFNRFCRLVVEHCYVHHDVKFYADELCITPYYLSKITNKAIKISPKELIDRQIILEMKRLLINTDISIKELATRFHFDTVSYMARFFRRYTGYTPNEFRRQ, encoded by the coding sequence ATGTTGCTGACGGAAGGAAAAGACTATGAATACGGCCTCTGCAACTGGAGAGACCAGCTTGGGAAGAGCATCCGCACGGACGGATGCATCCTGTTGTTTTGTGTATCGGGCAGGGCACTCGTTTCGGTGGAGTTCAAGCCACGCGCCGTGCGTAGAGGAGATATCGTCATGATATTTCCCGACACCCTGTTCGTGGTAAACGACGTGTCGGAAAGCTTTGCCGCCAAGCGCATCGAAATCTCCTCCAGGCTGTTCGATGAAGCCACGTTCACCCTCTCGTCACCTTTCTTCGACTATCTGTACGAGCATTCTATCTTCCGCACCTCACCCGAGCAGTGGGAACAATTGGGTGTGTGGGAAGATCAGCTCCGCTGGATTATGCGGTGCAGGTCGCAAAAGTCGGCTTACGTGATGTTGCGCAACCACCTGCAGAACTTCTTCATGGCAGTGGAGAGTATTGTGGTGTCGGAAGGCGCGCAGACAGAGATACTGCCTACTAGTCCCGCCCGGCGGCTCTTCAACCGTTTCTGCCGGTTGGTGGTGGAGCACTGTTATGTGCACCACGACGTGAAGTTCTATGCCGATGAGCTTTGCATCACGCCCTATTACCTGTCGAAGATAACCAACAAGGCGATAAAAATATCTCCCAAAGAGTTGATTGACCGACAAATTATCCTGGAAATGAAACGGCTGCTGATAAATACGGATATCTCTATCAAGGAGCTTGCCACACGTTTCCACTTCGACACCGTGTCGTATATGGCTCGCTTCTTCCGGCGGTATACGGGGTATACTCCCAATGAGTTTCGTAGACAGTGA
- a CDS encoding MATE family efflux transporter — protein sequence MHLTKEEQLLATGRITALFRKFAIPGVVGLLFIGLQPMIDGAVLGNFVGTEALASINIFVPIYTFMSALAVVVGVGCQAIVGMALGSKDYVKAHSAFKTAFWSLLVLALVMGCTFVLAAEPLCRFLGANEVLLPYTVSYVRAFSLFFPFLLLTFLCDYMLKAMGRPYFAMLVLGGTVVLNLLLNLLFVGVFGWGTAGSGLATGIAFTTGFAVMAPALLKKNSLVSLRKGRLSFRLLGQMTYNGSSEGLSELSAGITVFLFNWVMMKNWGEVGVAAFTAINYMLNLGVQMFVGLSDGIVPILSFNYGAGHLNRVKETLFLGFKTNATIGIILFCIMFFGNEFIVSQFFADGGSHVLKITSIGAAVCAFAFLLNGSNILSSSFFTSLGDARTSVLVSLQRGLLFVVLGIMIYPVILGDNGVWLTVPLAEFFTFVSTIYLLRKRLKKWSVSIHA from the coding sequence ATGCATCTCACAAAAGAAGAACAATTATTGGCTACAGGAAGAATTACTGCGCTGTTCAGGAAATTTGCCATACCCGGAGTGGTCGGGCTGTTGTTTATCGGCTTGCAACCGATGATTGACGGCGCGGTGTTGGGAAACTTTGTCGGTACGGAGGCGTTGGCAAGCATAAATATCTTTGTCCCGATATATACGTTCATGAGTGCGTTGGCTGTCGTTGTAGGTGTGGGTTGCCAGGCAATTGTCGGCATGGCGCTGGGAAGCAAGGATTATGTCAAGGCGCATAGCGCTTTCAAGACAGCCTTCTGGTCGCTGCTTGTGCTGGCTCTTGTCATGGGATGTACTTTTGTGCTTGCGGCAGAACCGTTGTGCCGTTTCCTGGGCGCGAACGAGGTGTTGCTGCCTTATACGGTTTCCTATGTACGGGCTTTCTCCTTGTTTTTTCCGTTCTTGTTGCTGACGTTCCTGTGCGATTATATGCTGAAAGCCATGGGACGACCCTATTTCGCCATGCTGGTGCTTGGCGGGACAGTAGTGCTCAACCTGCTTCTGAACCTCCTTTTTGTCGGTGTGTTTGGGTGGGGCACGGCAGGCTCGGGCTTGGCTACGGGTATCGCATTCACAACCGGTTTTGCGGTCATGGCTCCCGCATTGCTGAAAAAAAACAGTCTGGTCAGTCTCCGGAAAGGACGTCTCTCTTTCAGGTTGCTGGGTCAGATGACATACAATGGCTCATCGGAAGGCTTGTCGGAGTTGTCAGCCGGCATTACGGTATTCCTCTTCAACTGGGTGATGATGAAGAACTGGGGAGAAGTGGGAGTAGCTGCATTTACGGCCATCAATTATATGCTGAACTTGGGAGTGCAGATGTTCGTGGGGCTGTCGGACGGCATAGTGCCTATCCTGTCGTTCAACTACGGAGCCGGTCATCTGAACCGAGTGAAAGAGACCTTGTTTCTGGGTTTCAAGACGAATGCGACCATCGGCATCATCCTGTTCTGCATCATGTTCTTCGGCAACGAGTTCATCGTCTCCCAGTTCTTTGCAGACGGGGGCAGCCATGTGCTGAAGATAACCTCCATCGGAGCGGCAGTCTGCGCCTTCGCTTTCCTGCTGAACGGCTCGAACATTCTGTCATCGAGTTTCTTTACCTCGCTGGGCGATGCACGTACCTCCGTACTTGTGTCTTTGCAAAGAGGGCTGTTGTTCGTTGTGCTTGGAATCATGATATATCCGGTTATTTTAGGAGATAACGGCGTGTGGCTGACGGTTCCGTTGGCAGAATTCTTTACCTTTGTCTCCACCATATATCTGTTGAGAAAGAGATTAAAGAAATGGAGCGTTAGTATTCACGCATAA
- a CDS encoding Crp/Fnr family transcriptional regulator: MKEWTEVLADREGLSEEEIHWLTDNQERRSFAKNEIVVHKDEVDSNVYILTKGIWRAYHFKNGEEATAWFATPGELVFSVWGYISDEPSRLSFEVMTESEAICLSKEELHRHFNSSIAMANLGRRMLENFILLYENWLMDLWKKNAFERYLTLLDEYPEVIQQIPMKYIASYLGVTVQSLSRIRASLNEMK, from the coding sequence ATGAAAGAATGGACAGAAGTACTTGCCGACAGAGAAGGATTGAGCGAAGAGGAAATCCATTGGCTGACGGACAATCAGGAAAGGAGGTCGTTTGCCAAGAATGAAATCGTCGTCCACAAGGATGAGGTCGACAGCAACGTGTATATCCTCACCAAAGGCATCTGGAGGGCTTACCACTTCAAAAACGGAGAGGAAGCCACCGCCTGGTTTGCCACGCCGGGCGAACTGGTGTTTTCCGTCTGGGGCTATATTTCCGACGAGCCTTCGCGCCTGTCGTTCGAGGTCATGACGGAGAGCGAGGCCATTTGCCTTTCCAAAGAAGAACTGCACAGGCATTTCAACTCCTCCATTGCCATGGCAAATTTAGGGCGCAGGATGCTGGAGAACTTCATCCTGCTCTACGAGAACTGGCTCATGGACTTATGGAAAAAGAATGCTTTCGAACGCTACCTGACGCTTTTGGACGAATATCCGGAGGTCATCCAGCAAATCCCCATGAAGTACATCGCGTCTTACCTGGGTGTCACGGTGCAGTCCTTGAGCCGCATCCGGGCATCACTGAACGAAATGAAATGA